GGTCGGGGATGACGGATGCCTCGCGGAAGGCCAGCTGCAACGAGCGAAGGCCGTCGCGGAGCGACCGGGCGTGCATGTCGCTGATCTCGGGAGCCCCGGCGGTGATGAGTCCCGCGAGGGCATTGATGAGCTTGCGGGCCTCGTCGAGGTCGAGCTGCCTCGCGGGGTCGTCGGCGAGCCCCACCTTTACGGCTGCCGCGCTCATGAGGTGCACCGCCGTGGTGGTGATGACCTCCACCGCCGGCACGTCGGCGATGTCTCGCGTGGCCGCCGATGCCGCGGCCTCCTGCTCCTCCCATTGGGTGGGGCGCACATCGCCCGCGGGCGCGGAATCGTCTCGGGTATCCATGTCGATGCTGGCCGCTCGCACTCTCTGGTAGACTTCAGCGGGCTCGGAGCAATCTGCTCCGGTTCGAAAGAGGATCACATCCCACCCGCGCTTGCCGCTCCAGGCTACCGGGTCAAGCACTCCGCCTCGGCCGCACTGCGGTCGGGGTAGCCGGAAACGGACCGGGTGCGGAAAGTCGGCGCTCCCGCGCCGTCGCTGGTGGGTGGTTCTTCGATCGCCCCGCGTCGCACCGCGTCGCGGGATGCCAACCGCCACCGAAGAGGAGTTCCGCATCAGCGATCCCCGCACCAATGAGCGCATCCGCGTTCCCGAGGTCCGACTCGTCGGCCCCAACGGCGAACAGGTCGGCGTCGTCCGCATCGAGGTTGCGCAGCGTCTGGCTCAGGAGGCCGATCTCGATCTGGTCGAGGTCGCCCCCAACTCCAAGCCCCCCGTGGTCAAGATCATGGACTACGGGAAGTTCAAGTACGAGAACGCGCAGAAGGCCAAAGAGGCCCGTCGCAATCAGGCCAACACCGTCCTCAAAGAGGTGCGGTTCCGCCTGAAGATCGAGGCTCACGACTACCAGACCAAGCTCAAGCGCGCCGAAGGCTTCCTGAAGGCCGGAGACAAGGTCAAGGCCATGATCCTGTTCCGCGGCCGGGAGCAGTCCCGCCCTGAGCAGGGCGTGCGTCTGCTGCGCAAATTCGCCGAGGATGTCGCGGAGTTCGGGACCGTCGAGTCCAACCCCACGATCGACGGACGCAACATGACCATGGTGGTCGCACCGCACAAGAACAAGTCCGAGGCCAAGGCCGAGCAGAACGCGCAGCGCGCCGCCAACAAGGAAGCCGCCCGCGCACCGCGCAGCGACGCCGAGGCACCGGCCGAATAACCCGACTTCCCGCACGCCGTGCGGGATCAGACTCCCGCTCCGGCGGGATCCCACCCCGCCTCCGGGCGAGACCAGAAGGAACGAGAAGATGCCGAAGCAGAAGACCCATTCGGGTGCCAAGAAGCGCTTCAAGATCACCGGCACCGGCAAGCTCATGAAGCAGCAGGCGAACCTGCGCCACAACTTCGAGGGGAAGCCCACCAAGCGCACCCGTCGCCTCTCGCAGGACCAGGTCCTCGCCCCGGGCGACGCCAAGGTCGCCAAGAAGCTGCTCGGTCGCTGAGCACCCGGACTCGAAGGTTAGGAACGAAACGAAATGGCCAGAGTAAAGCGGGCTGTCAACGCCCAGAAGAAGCGTCGCGTCATCCTCGAGCGCGCGTCCGGTTACCGCGGACAGCGTTCGCGGCTGTACCGCAAGGCGAAGGAGCAGGTCACCCACTCGCTCGTCTACGCCTACCGCGACCGCCGTAAGCGCAAGGGCGACTTCCGCCGCCTGTGGATCCAGCGCATCAACGCCGCTGCCCGTCAGAACGGCATCACCTACAATCGGTTCATCCAGGGCCTTGGCCTTGCGGGCGTGCAGGTCGACCGCCGCATGCTCGCCGAGCTGGCGGTGAACGAGCCGGCCGTCTTCGCCTCGCTCGTCGCGACGGCCAAGCAGGCTCTGCCCGAGAACGTCAACGCTCCCAAGAGCGCCTGACTCCCGGCAGCCATAACAGGGCACCCCTCCGAACGGAGGGGTGCCCTGTTGCTTGCTCTTCTCGCCCGTATGCTGGGGCTGTGCTGGAGAATCCGCGGTCGCCGCGCGTGCGCGCCGTGGCGAAGCTCACCAAGCGCAGTGCTCGTCAGGAGACGGGGCTCTTCCTGCTCGAGGGGCCGCAGGCCGCCCGGGAGGTGCTGGCGTACCGGCCGGACACAGTCGTCGATCTCTACGCCACGCCGACTGCGCTGGAGAAGCACGCCGAGATCCGGGATGCCGCGCGTGAGGCCGGCATCGAGGTGTCTTTCGCCAGCGAAGCCGTTCTCGACGCGATGGCCGACACGGTCACTCCGCAGGGGATCGTCGCCGTCGCCCGGCAGACCCCCACCTCGGTGCGCGATGTCTTCGCCGCGGGACCCCGACTGCTCGCCATCTGCGAGGAGGTGCGCGATCCGGGCAACCTCGGCACGATCATCCGCGCCGCCGACGCGGTCGGAGCCGATGCGGTCATCCTCACCGGTCGCACCGTCGACCCCTACAACCCGAAAGTGGTCCGGGCGAGCACCGGATCGCTGTTCCACCTTCCCGTGGCCGTGGGCGTCGACCTCGTCTCCACCGTCGAACGCGCGCGGGCGGCGGGGGTTCGCGTGGTCGCGGCGGATGTCGGGGGAGAGGACTTCCTCGCCCATCGCCCATCGCTGGCAGAGCCCACGGCATGGCTGTTCGGCAACGAGGCGAGGGGGCTCGAACCCGACGCCCTCGCCCTCGCGGACCTGTCGCTGCGTCTGCCGATCTACGGTGCCGCGGAGTCGCTGAACCTCGCCACGGCCGCGAGCGTATGCCTGTACGAGACCGCGTTCGCGCAGCGCGCCGTGCTCGCGCAGGGCTGAGAACTCCGCCGCGCACCGTCAGCCGGTGTGAAACAGCTGCTGTTACAACTCGGTTAAGGTCTGCTCACATGACCGGCGTCGGCGGGGCCGTCGGCCTAGGGTGGCAGGCATGGCATCTGATGCACCAACGGCGGCGCCGCGGACGTCCAACATCGCGGTTCGTCGCGGCGAGCCCCTCGTGGTGATGACGGACGTGCAGAAGCACTACGGCGACTTCCAGGCGCTGCGCGACATCGACCTCTCGGTGAACCGTGGAGAGGTCGTCGTCGT
The Microbacterium sp. SLBN-154 DNA segment above includes these coding regions:
- a CDS encoding DUF1844 domain-containing protein translates to MDTRDDSAPAGDVRPTQWEEQEAAASAATRDIADVPAVEVITTTAVHLMSAAAVKVGLADDPARQLDLDEARKLINALAGLITAGAPEISDMHARSLRDGLRSLQLAFREASVIPDPIGKGPGEKWTGPVT
- the infC gene encoding translation initiation factor IF-3 — translated: MPTATEEEFRISDPRTNERIRVPEVRLVGPNGEQVGVVRIEVAQRLAQEADLDLVEVAPNSKPPVVKIMDYGKFKYENAQKAKEARRNQANTVLKEVRFRLKIEAHDYQTKLKRAEGFLKAGDKVKAMILFRGREQSRPEQGVRLLRKFAEDVAEFGTVESNPTIDGRNMTMVVAPHKNKSEAKAEQNAQRAANKEAARAPRSDAEAPAE
- the rpmI gene encoding 50S ribosomal protein L35, producing MPKQKTHSGAKKRFKITGTGKLMKQQANLRHNFEGKPTKRTRRLSQDQVLAPGDAKVAKKLLGR
- the rplT gene encoding 50S ribosomal protein L20; its protein translation is MARVKRAVNAQKKRRVILERASGYRGQRSRLYRKAKEQVTHSLVYAYRDRRKRKGDFRRLWIQRINAAARQNGITYNRFIQGLGLAGVQVDRRMLAELAVNEPAVFASLVATAKQALPENVNAPKSA
- a CDS encoding TrmH family RNA methyltransferase, giving the protein MLENPRSPRVRAVAKLTKRSARQETGLFLLEGPQAAREVLAYRPDTVVDLYATPTALEKHAEIRDAAREAGIEVSFASEAVLDAMADTVTPQGIVAVARQTPTSVRDVFAAGPRLLAICEEVRDPGNLGTIIRAADAVGADAVILTGRTVDPYNPKVVRASTGSLFHLPVAVGVDLVSTVERARAAGVRVVAADVGGEDFLAHRPSLAEPTAWLFGNEARGLEPDALALADLSLRLPIYGAAESLNLATAASVCLYETAFAQRAVLAQG